From Salinirubellus salinus, the proteins below share one genomic window:
- a CDS encoding Lrp/AsnC family transcriptional regulator, which produces MDERAEILELLRENARYSVADLARMTGLDEEEAAATVEELEADGVVRGYQAVVDWSQWTAEPVQAHVELNVTLDRETSYRDIADRIAKFSEVRSLRLVSGDYDFALEVEADTMGEVSRFVSEKVAPVPEITQTVTHYIMDTYKDDGIVFDDEDDDERLSVTP; this is translated from the coding sequence ATGGACGAGCGCGCCGAGATACTCGAACTGCTCCGTGAGAACGCGCGCTACTCGGTCGCTGACCTCGCACGGATGACCGGCCTCGACGAGGAGGAGGCCGCGGCGACGGTCGAGGAACTGGAGGCCGATGGCGTCGTCCGCGGCTATCAGGCCGTCGTCGACTGGAGCCAGTGGACCGCGGAACCGGTCCAGGCCCACGTCGAACTGAACGTCACGCTGGACCGGGAGACCTCCTACCGGGACATCGCGGACCGCATCGCGAAGTTCTCGGAGGTCCGCTCGCTGCGACTGGTGAGCGGCGACTACGACTTCGCGCTCGAGGTGGAGGCCGACACGATGGGCGAGGTCTCCCGGTTCGTCTCCGAGAAGGTCGCGCCGGTGCCCGAGATCACCCAGACCGTGACCCACTACATCATGGACACGTACAAGGACGACGGCATCGTCTTCGACGACGAGGACGACGACGAACGGCTGTCGGTGACCCCATGA
- a CDS encoding DUF7288 family protein — protein sequence MQGGDSSRRARGQAHTLEALAGSLLLVGALVFALQVTAVTPLSASTSSQHIENQQQATAAGVLSAAVEEGTLRDAVLYWNDGSDPQRFHDAVGQRYYVDRAPPNGLGTLLDRAFASRAIVYNVYVHYEEDGRRKPQRMVYRGEPSDNAVSTSVTLTLYDDDVLRNDDGDPTTTSLSSADFYAPDAHAGGVYNVLEVEVVAWRQ from the coding sequence ATGCAGGGTGGGGACTCCAGCCGCCGGGCGCGCGGGCAGGCCCACACGCTCGAGGCGCTCGCCGGGTCGCTGTTGCTCGTGGGCGCGCTCGTGTTCGCCCTGCAGGTGACGGCGGTGACGCCGCTGTCGGCCTCGACGTCGAGCCAGCACATCGAGAACCAGCAACAGGCCACCGCCGCGGGGGTGCTCTCGGCTGCCGTCGAGGAGGGCACGCTCCGCGACGCGGTGCTCTACTGGAACGACGGGAGCGACCCCCAGCGGTTCCACGACGCGGTCGGACAGCGCTACTACGTCGACCGGGCGCCGCCCAACGGCCTGGGGACCCTGCTGGATCGGGCGTTCGCCAGCCGCGCCATCGTCTACAACGTCTACGTCCACTACGAGGAGGACGGCCGCCGGAAACCCCAGCGGATGGTCTACCGCGGCGAACCGAGCGACAACGCCGTCTCCACCTCGGTGACGCTCACGCTCTACGACGACGACGTGCTCAGGAACGACGACGGGGACCCGACGACCACGTCGCTCTCCTCGGCCGACTTCTACGCGCCCGACGCCCACGCCGGTGGCGTCTACAACGTCCTCGAGGTGGAGGTGGTGGCGTGGCGGCAGTGA
- a CDS encoding type II/IV secretion system ATPase subunit, with amino-acid sequence MAIDDAEGGESTTPTPTDPPADGVEAADGGATVGDYNWEDFKHEYYYDENGDPPRDSEGNVIDFDRQEYLGFDPKHTEHLFAAHGDTADRLQDLVDDRTVDVNEQLDEDTFFSNVDGSETVVDRYDLEKAVPLEKKLHFREVDRYWVNKPFAFVIIFHSEKENEKKYYLIEPYLTSIEADLREFVARKLKTAIKYSSDEVIVEGDDDARAGVIERETHNLLERYDLYADDATPDGPGTVDRLKGMLGMDAPALESGESTAPTGRSARPEPALIEEDADTLSSYQIEKLLYLLKRDFIGFERIDGIKHDINVEDISCDGYNSPVFVYHSDYEQIISNVYHGKEELDDFVVKMAQRSGKGISKRNPQVDATLPDGSRSQLTLGKEVSDHGTNYTIRQFKDVPFTPIDLINWNTFSLDEMAFLWLCIENHKSLIFAGGTASGKTTSLNAVSLFIPSKAKIVSIEDTREVELPQRNWIASVTRPSFSEDDKGDVDEFDLLEAALRQRPEYIVMGEIRGEEGRTLFQVMSTGHTTLTTFHADSVGEVIKRFTTEPINVSKTMFTALDLVSIQTQTRVQGRKVRRNKSLTEINHYDPENDEINVQDVYQWQAETDEYLQMGESNTLEEIMFDRGWSVDELNREMFERKLVLAYLIDQHLNTYTQVAATLQAFMNDPETILSLIAADELEQSLEDLREMESVSIDIDPKKEEMVPRPDPPEERRDEAAKVLSDGEALLREYLDSDSAMVEALGSGSQGAAADGGDVFDFGGFSFEGGSE; translated from the coding sequence ATGGCAATCGACGACGCGGAGGGTGGCGAGTCGACGACGCCGACCCCAACCGACCCGCCCGCCGACGGCGTCGAGGCGGCCGACGGTGGCGCCACCGTCGGCGACTACAACTGGGAGGACTTCAAGCACGAGTACTACTACGACGAGAACGGTGACCCGCCACGCGACAGCGAGGGCAACGTCATCGACTTCGACCGGCAGGAGTACCTCGGCTTCGACCCGAAGCACACGGAACACCTGTTCGCCGCGCACGGTGACACGGCCGACCGGCTGCAGGACCTCGTCGACGACCGGACCGTCGACGTCAACGAACAGCTGGACGAGGACACCTTCTTCTCCAACGTGGACGGGAGCGAAACCGTCGTGGACCGCTACGACCTCGAGAAGGCGGTCCCCCTCGAGAAGAAACTCCACTTCCGCGAGGTCGACCGGTACTGGGTGAACAAGCCGTTCGCGTTCGTCATCATCTTCCACTCCGAGAAGGAGAACGAGAAGAAGTACTACCTGATAGAGCCGTACCTCACGAGCATCGAGGCGGACCTGCGCGAGTTCGTCGCCAGGAAACTCAAGACCGCCATCAAGTACTCCTCGGACGAGGTCATCGTCGAGGGGGACGACGACGCCCGGGCGGGCGTCATCGAGCGTGAGACGCACAACCTGCTCGAGCGGTACGACCTCTACGCGGACGACGCGACCCCCGACGGACCGGGTACGGTCGACCGACTGAAGGGGATGCTCGGGATGGACGCGCCGGCACTCGAGTCCGGCGAGTCGACCGCCCCCACCGGTCGGTCGGCCCGTCCCGAACCCGCCCTGATCGAGGAGGACGCGGACACCCTCTCCTCCTACCAGATCGAGAAACTGCTCTACCTCCTGAAGCGGGACTTCATCGGCTTCGAGCGCATCGACGGCATCAAACACGACATCAACGTCGAGGACATCTCCTGTGACGGGTACAACTCACCCGTCTTCGTCTACCACTCCGACTACGAGCAGATAATCTCGAACGTCTACCACGGGAAGGAGGAACTCGACGACTTCGTCGTCAAGATGGCCCAGCGCTCGGGCAAGGGTATCTCCAAGCGGAACCCGCAGGTCGACGCCACCCTGCCCGACGGGTCGCGTTCACAGCTCACGCTGGGCAAGGAGGTGTCGGACCACGGGACCAACTACACCATCCGGCAGTTCAAGGACGTCCCGTTTACGCCCATCGACCTCATCAACTGGAACACGTTCAGCCTCGACGAGATGGCGTTCCTGTGGCTCTGTATCGAGAACCACAAGTCGCTCATCTTCGCGGGCGGCACGGCGTCGGGGAAGACGACCTCGCTGAACGCGGTGTCGCTGTTCATCCCGTCGAAGGCGAAGATCGTCTCCATCGAGGACACGCGGGAGGTCGAACTCCCGCAGCGCAACTGGATCGCCTCCGTCACGCGCCCGTCGTTCTCCGAGGACGACAAGGGTGACGTCGACGAGTTCGACCTGCTGGAGGCCGCGCTCCGACAGCGCCCCGAGTACATCGTCATGGGTGAGATCCGTGGTGAGGAGGGTCGGACGCTGTTCCAGGTCATGTCGACCGGGCACACCACGCTCACGACGTTCCACGCCGACTCCGTCGGCGAGGTCATCAAGCGGTTCACGACGGAACCCATCAACGTCTCGAAGACGATGTTCACGGCGCTGGACCTCGTGAGCATCCAGACCCAGACGCGGGTGCAGGGCCGGAAGGTGCGCCGGAACAAGTCGCTCACCGAGATCAACCACTACGACCCGGAGAACGACGAGATCAACGTCCAGGACGTCTATCAGTGGCAGGCGGAGACCGACGAGTACCTGCAGATGGGCGAGTCGAACACGCTCGAGGAGATCATGTTCGACCGTGGCTGGTCGGTCGACGAACTGAACCGGGAGATGTTCGAGCGGAAACTGGTGCTCGCGTACCTCATCGACCAGCACCTCAACACGTACACGCAGGTGGCGGCGACGCTGCAGGCGTTCATGAACGACCCGGAGACCATCCTCTCGCTCATCGCGGCGGACGAACTGGAGCAGTCGCTCGAGGACCTCCGCGAGATGGAGTCGGTCTCCATCGACATCGACCCGAAGAAAGAGGAGATGGTGCCCCGCCCGGACCCGCCGGAGGAGCGCCGCGACGAGGCCGCGAAGGTGCTCTCGGACGGCGAGGCGCTGTTGCGTGAGTACCTCGACAGCGACAGCGCGATGGTCGAAGCGCTCGGCTCGGGGAGTCAGGGTGCCGCCGCCGACGGTGGGGACGTGTTCGACTTCGGCGGGTTCTCCTTCGAGGGAGGGAGTGAATGA
- a CDS encoding LEA type 2 family protein: MTERSLGVKAVGALLVVGLLVAGGLFLFTGGDLDYQTPTVESIESEFGEASPESTAVRTDVVVDNPNERPLPAAASVRYEAHLNGVRVASGSRSGVSVPPGRSTIEVEGTFDNGQVPAWWVTHVNGGERSELVVSPRVSVAGVVDRQYPNRTTVVETDLLGALARGDESTVTLADRDVLVVSNRTASWGTADAERTPVTFAVDLRNVHDRPVRLDGTAYRVVMNGVVVGEGTTEEGIELAPGESGTVRADAALDTPKMQAWWVTHVRQNETTNLSVEVYGVVEKDGERRRLPLNVFDRRLRFETRILGDGETTATPVPSDGTGAQYATPEVLGTDSRWGAVREDTTEVVTTVSIDNPNGEAYTDLLTLTVDQRTRIGEVVVAENTSRVDELPTGVGNVTVTAPKQHSTVPRWWASHVNNGERSRVRTTVTGVADVGLTTLPVALPDRNGTVETDVAAQLSSDEPSAVEQDGRTVATVVETDAEWASATPERGEITMRVTVRNEQTLSSLTIRDVNYTVALNEVRLADRRELDRTFEIPPGTTRTLEFTVVLDHTKMAEWWPTHVRNGERSRLDTRAHATVEAGGRSERVAFDFLGSNEVIETDVLADDGESGRENGNGE; this comes from the coding sequence GTGACCGAACGCAGTCTCGGCGTGAAGGCAGTCGGGGCGCTCCTCGTCGTCGGCCTCCTCGTCGCCGGCGGGCTGTTCCTCTTCACGGGTGGTGACCTGGACTACCAGACGCCGACGGTCGAGTCGATAGAGAGCGAGTTCGGCGAGGCCTCGCCCGAGTCGACGGCCGTGCGGACCGACGTGGTCGTCGACAACCCCAACGAGCGACCGCTCCCGGCCGCCGCGAGCGTCCGGTACGAGGCGCACCTGAACGGCGTCCGCGTCGCCTCCGGCAGTCGGTCCGGTGTGAGTGTGCCGCCCGGCCGGAGTACCATCGAGGTCGAGGGCACCTTCGACAACGGACAGGTGCCTGCGTGGTGGGTCACGCACGTCAACGGGGGCGAACGCTCGGAACTCGTCGTCAGTCCGCGCGTCAGCGTCGCGGGCGTCGTCGACCGGCAGTACCCGAATCGGACGACAGTCGTCGAGACGGACCTGCTGGGCGCACTCGCACGGGGCGACGAGAGCACCGTCACGCTCGCCGACCGGGATGTCCTGGTCGTGTCGAACCGCACGGCCTCGTGGGGGACGGCGGACGCCGAGCGGACCCCCGTGACGTTCGCCGTCGACCTGCGGAACGTCCACGACCGACCGGTCCGCCTCGACGGCACGGCGTACCGCGTCGTGATGAACGGGGTCGTGGTCGGCGAGGGGACGACCGAGGAGGGCATCGAACTCGCGCCGGGCGAGTCGGGCACCGTCCGCGCGGACGCGGCGCTCGACACGCCGAAGATGCAGGCGTGGTGGGTCACGCACGTCCGGCAGAACGAGACGACGAACCTGAGCGTCGAGGTGTACGGCGTCGTCGAGAAGGACGGCGAGCGTCGGCGGCTGCCGTTGAACGTGTTCGACCGGCGGCTCCGGTTCGAGACGCGCATCCTCGGCGACGGGGAGACGACGGCGACGCCCGTGCCGAGCGACGGGACGGGCGCGCAGTACGCCACGCCCGAGGTCCTCGGGACGGACTCGCGGTGGGGTGCGGTGCGCGAGGACACCACCGAGGTGGTGACGACGGTCAGCATCGACAACCCGAACGGCGAGGCGTACACGGACCTCCTGACGCTGACCGTCGACCAGCGGACCCGCATCGGCGAGGTGGTGGTCGCCGAGAACACGAGTCGCGTCGACGAGCTGCCCACGGGTGTCGGGAACGTCACCGTCACGGCCCCGAAGCAGCACTCGACCGTCCCCCGGTGGTGGGCGAGCCACGTGAACAACGGGGAGCGCTCGCGGGTCCGGACGACCGTCACGGGCGTCGCGGACGTGGGCCTGACCACGCTGCCCGTGGCCCTCCCGGACCGGAACGGCACGGTGGAGACGGACGTGGCCGCACAGCTGTCGAGCGACGAGCCCTCGGCCGTCGAACAGGACGGGCGGACCGTCGCCACGGTCGTCGAGACGGACGCGGAGTGGGCGAGCGCCACGCCCGAACGCGGCGAGATCACGATGCGGGTGACCGTGCGCAACGAGCAGACGCTCTCGTCGCTGACCATCCGGGACGTGAACTATACGGTGGCGCTGAACGAGGTCCGACTGGCCGACCGCCGGGAACTGGACCGGACGTTCGAGATTCCGCCCGGCACCACGCGCACGCTCGAGTTCACGGTCGTCCTCGACCACACGAAGATGGCCGAGTGGTGGCCGACGCACGTCCGGAACGGCGAGCGGTCACGGCTGGACACGCGGGCACACGCCACCGTGGAGGCCGGCGGACGGAGCGAACGGGTGGCGTTCGACTTCCTGGGGAGCAACGAGGTGATCGAGACCGACGTACTGGCCGACGACGGCGAGAGCGGACGCGAGAACGGGAACGGCGAGTAG
- a CDS encoding pyridoxal phosphate-dependent aminotransferase, producing MSRGEERGEERGDEREARSPLQPSDRVTSVPPSGIRRFFELAEEMDDVISLGVGEPDFSAPWAAREAAIASLEQGRTSYTANRGTRELREEIAAHVTKYGQEYDPDEEILVTAGASEAIDAAFRALVNPGDTVAIAEPAYVSYEPGVRFAGGDPLSVPTRAEDEFVLTPEVLYEHGADEADLLVYCYPNNPTGATMDREEITAVAEFCIENDVGVLADEIYAALTYSGDHASIATVDGMRERTVVFNGFSKAYAMTGLRLGYAMAPAEVIKAMNRVHQYTMLSAPTTAQYAAVEALRSCDDEVAEMRRQYDRRRNFVLSRFEEMGIDCFEATGAFYVFPESPWPDAGEFAEALLQEEGVAVVPGDAFGAGGAGHLRASYATGLGELREAMARIERFVD from the coding sequence ATGAGTCGTGGTGAGGAGCGCGGCGAGGAACGCGGGGACGAACGCGAGGCGCGCTCGCCCCTCCAGCCGTCCGACCGGGTCACGAGCGTCCCACCGTCGGGCATCCGCCGCTTCTTCGAACTCGCCGAGGAGATGGACGACGTCATCTCGCTCGGCGTCGGCGAACCCGACTTCTCGGCGCCGTGGGCCGCCCGCGAGGCGGCTATCGCCTCACTCGAACAGGGCCGGACCTCCTACACCGCGAACCGCGGGACCCGTGAGCTGCGCGAGGAGATCGCCGCGCACGTCACGAAGTACGGGCAGGAGTACGACCCCGACGAGGAGATACTGGTCACGGCGGGCGCGAGCGAGGCCATCGACGCCGCGTTCCGCGCACTGGTGAACCCCGGGGACACCGTCGCCATCGCCGAACCCGCCTACGTCTCCTACGAACCGGGCGTCCGGTTCGCCGGCGGCGACCCGCTCTCGGTGCCCACCCGCGCCGAGGACGAGTTCGTGCTCACGCCCGAGGTGCTGTACGAGCACGGCGCCGACGAAGCGGACCTGCTGGTCTACTGCTACCCGAACAACCCCACCGGGGCGACGATGGACCGCGAGGAGATAACCGCTGTCGCGGAGTTCTGCATCGAGAACGACGTGGGCGTCCTCGCCGACGAGATCTACGCCGCGCTGACCTACTCGGGCGACCACGCCTCCATCGCCACCGTCGACGGGATGCGCGAGCGCACCGTCGTGTTCAACGGCTTCTCGAAGGCCTACGCGATGACCGGTCTGCGACTCGGCTACGCGATGGCTCCAGCGGAGGTCATCAAGGCGATGAACCGCGTCCACCAGTACACGATGCTGTCGGCGCCGACGACGGCCCAGTACGCGGCCGTCGAGGCCCTGCGCTCGTGTGACGACGAGGTCGCGGAGATGAGACGCCAGTACGACCGGCGTCGGAACTTCGTCCTCTCGCGGTTCGAGGAGATGGGCATCGACTGCTTCGAGGCGACGGGCGCGTTCTACGTCTTCCCGGAGTCGCCGTGGCCCGACGCCGGCGAGTTCGCCGAGGCACTCCTCCAGGAGGAGGGCGTCGCGGTGGTGCCGGGCGACGCGTTCGGGGCCGGTGGGGCGGGCCACCTCCGCGCGTCGTACGCGACGGGACTGGGTGAACTCCGCGAGGCGATGGCCCGCATCGAGCGGTTCGTGGACTGA
- a CDS encoding thioredoxin family protein, with product MVAAESTQTLERGDEAPAFSLPGTDGETYTLERFADHDALLLVFTCNHCPYAEAKEPALNAIAADYDEVAVVGVNPNDAEQYPDDSFEKMREYVESGRIQYDAYLRDERQDVARAYGAECTPDPFLFVNHAGAEGTEWHLKYHGRLDDALNPDAEPSGEPGFEMREVIDTVLAGGKVDEEFRPSRGCSIKWRD from the coding sequence ATGGTCGCAGCCGAATCCACGCAGACACTCGAACGCGGCGACGAGGCACCGGCCTTCTCCCTGCCCGGCACCGACGGCGAGACGTACACACTCGAGCGCTTCGCCGACCACGACGCGCTCCTGCTCGTGTTCACCTGCAACCACTGCCCGTACGCGGAGGCAAAGGAACCCGCACTGAACGCCATCGCCGCCGACTACGACGAGGTGGCCGTCGTCGGCGTCAACCCCAACGACGCCGAACAGTACCCCGACGACTCCTTCGAGAAGATGCGGGAGTACGTCGAGTCGGGGCGCATCCAGTACGACGCCTACCTCCGCGACGAGCGTCAGGACGTGGCCCGCGCGTACGGCGCGGAGTGTACGCCCGACCCGTTCCTGTTCGTGAACCACGCGGGCGCCGAGGGTACCGAGTGGCACCTGAAGTACCACGGCCGACTCGACGACGCGCTGAACCCCGACGCCGAGCCCTCGGGTGAACCGGGCTTCGAGATGCGCGAGGTCATCGACACCGTCCTCGCGGGGGGCAAGGTGGACGAGGAGTTCCGCCCCTCGCGCGGCTGTTCGATCAAGTGGCGGGACTGA
- a CDS encoding DUF7287 family protein encodes MRGQTTLDFAVGVSIFLVVVAFVVGFVPTMLEPFDGGTQEETAASDRLADQLVTDLLVADADTPYVLDRGCVVAFFALENSDGDPADDEDAYRDNDDVVRSDLYDVTGSDIDTGACNFDVDDGVFERMAVADAGYDVRVTLRGQADADADGGILCVDANEDGVNTVPDRDDPIIDTDDPYDSGTRCDMTGDDHDVAFVTGDAPPTGTGSVVTARRVVSIEGGFENGASDATLVVEVW; translated from the coding sequence ATGCGAGGCCAAACCACGCTCGACTTCGCGGTCGGTGTCAGCATCTTCCTCGTCGTCGTGGCGTTCGTCGTGGGCTTCGTCCCGACGATGCTCGAGCCGTTCGACGGGGGAACCCAGGAGGAGACGGCCGCTTCGGACCGGCTGGCGGACCAGCTGGTGACGGACCTCCTCGTGGCGGACGCCGACACCCCCTACGTCCTCGACCGCGGCTGTGTCGTCGCGTTCTTCGCACTGGAGAACAGCGACGGCGACCCGGCCGACGACGAGGACGCCTACCGCGACAACGACGACGTGGTCAGGAGCGACCTCTACGACGTGACCGGGTCGGACATCGACACCGGCGCGTGCAACTTCGACGTCGACGATGGGGTGTTCGAGCGGATGGCGGTGGCCGACGCCGGCTACGACGTGCGGGTGACCCTCCGCGGGCAGGCAGACGCCGACGCGGACGGTGGTATCCTCTGTGTCGACGCGAACGAGGACGGCGTGAACACCGTCCCCGACCGTGACGACCCGATAATCGACACGGACGACCCGTACGACAGCGGGACCCGCTGTGACATGACCGGCGACGACCACGACGTGGCGTTCGTCACCGGCGATGCCCCGCCGACCGGGACGGGCTCGGTGGTGACCGCCCGACGCGTCGTCTCCATCGAGGGAGGCTTCGAGAACGGGGCGTCGGACGCGACGCTCGTGGTGGAGGTGTGGTGA
- a CDS encoding EamA family transporter, whose product MNLGYLAYAVLALVSYTLVAPLTKLATRDLSSDVVALVTNGMLVLAALGVVLATDRSLTEAVTHPDAKYMLAAGVCLAVGILAYYRALALGPVSVVVPVFGMFLVTSSLVGVAFLGESFTGRKAAGILLAVVAVYLVTVE is encoded by the coding sequence GTGAACCTCGGCTATCTCGCCTACGCCGTCCTCGCGCTCGTCTCGTACACGCTCGTCGCACCGCTGACGAAACTCGCCACGCGCGACCTCTCCAGCGACGTGGTGGCGCTCGTCACCAACGGGATGCTCGTCCTCGCCGCCCTCGGCGTGGTCCTCGCCACCGACCGGTCGCTCACCGAGGCGGTGACCCACCCAGACGCGAAGTACATGCTCGCCGCGGGCGTCTGCCTCGCGGTCGGCATCCTCGCGTACTACCGGGCGCTCGCGCTCGGCCCGGTGAGCGTCGTCGTCCCCGTCTTCGGGATGTTCCTCGTCACCTCCTCGCTCGTCGGGGTGGCGTTCCTCGGCGAGTCGTTCACCGGCCGCAAGGCCGCCGGCATCCTGCTCGCCGTCGTCGCCGTCTACCTCGTCACCGTGGAGTGA
- a CDS encoding type II secretion system F family protein encodes MSLESGSGVGSVDSLSDTFYPLYRRLFDDDSDFVANLETKLAEARMPQTVEIYLSRSLAVGVLVGGALWLVGLLLGWLLVQILFADGAPLFLNLPVGEQTAQLLNTLKIPFIVIVTGLVFGSIGFGMGFGSMVARPYLTADARKREINVLLSDSVSFMYALSVGGLNQLEILEAMAKAEDTYGEVAREFQSIVLETQYFDTDYRTAVRNQALQTPSDELSQFLTDMLSIINSGGDMEGFLEDQKEKQMRTSKQEQEMVLETLELFGEMFMTLSLFPLLLIIILVIMSMLGEAQTMLLYGTVYGLIPLIGAGFLVLVSTVVQDEVGDGYLEAGDGELQSAAESSRMFDLGLVENYTGRGSIFDRIKDREGTYETMELLRQPHLFFRDHPLAVLAVTVPATVVLLGFSVAANFAPLSLDGMIANPVRGTFFWFYVPLYVNFLPLMIFREWNVRSRNGITNKLSDNLRKLSSANDTGMTLLESIKVVSETSSGKLADEFETMYAKVNYGTSLRTALREFNNKYHIPRLARTVKLISKAQEASSQITSVLTTAAQASENQDDILRDRKSRTRMQVVIIIMTYMTLLGVMAILKIKFLDVMAGLASQASGSGGGGGAGGGQFGGNVDTDLLTLLFFHAVTLQAVISGFIAGYIRDVSIMAGVKFAVVLPTFALVVFLFI; translated from the coding sequence ATGAGCCTCGAGTCGGGGAGCGGTGTCGGGAGCGTCGACTCCCTCTCTGACACCTTCTACCCGCTCTATCGACGACTGTTCGACGACGACTCGGACTTCGTCGCGAACCTCGAGACGAAGCTCGCGGAGGCGCGGATGCCCCAGACCGTCGAGATATACCTCTCGCGGTCGCTCGCGGTGGGGGTGCTCGTCGGCGGGGCGCTCTGGCTGGTCGGCCTGCTGCTCGGGTGGCTGCTGGTCCAGATCCTGTTCGCGGACGGCGCGCCGCTGTTCCTGAACCTCCCGGTCGGCGAGCAGACGGCCCAGCTCCTGAACACGCTGAAGATCCCGTTCATCGTCATCGTCACGGGGCTCGTGTTCGGCTCCATCGGCTTCGGGATGGGGTTCGGGTCGATGGTGGCCCGGCCGTACCTGACCGCGGACGCCCGGAAACGCGAGATCAACGTCCTGCTGTCGGACTCGGTCTCGTTCATGTACGCGCTCTCTGTGGGCGGACTGAACCAGCTCGAGATCCTCGAGGCGATGGCGAAGGCGGAGGACACCTACGGCGAGGTTGCCCGCGAGTTCCAGTCCATCGTGCTGGAGACGCAGTACTTCGACACGGACTACCGGACGGCGGTCCGGAATCAGGCGCTCCAGACGCCCTCGGACGAACTGAGTCAGTTCCTCACCGACATGCTCTCCATCATCAACTCCGGTGGTGACATGGAGGGGTTCCTCGAGGACCAGAAGGAGAAGCAGATGCGGACCTCCAAGCAGGAACAGGAGATGGTCCTCGAGACCCTCGAACTGTTCGGCGAGATGTTCATGACGCTCTCGCTGTTCCCGCTGTTGCTCATCATCATCCTCGTCATCATGTCGATGCTGGGTGAGGCCCAGACGATGCTGCTCTACGGCACCGTCTACGGGCTCATCCCGCTCATCGGCGCCGGGTTCCTGGTCCTGGTCTCCACCGTCGTGCAGGACGAGGTCGGTGACGGCTACCTCGAGGCCGGCGACGGTGAGCTCCAGAGTGCCGCCGAGTCCTCCCGGATGTTCGACCTCGGACTCGTCGAGAACTACACCGGTCGGGGCAGCATCTTCGACCGCATCAAGGACCGCGAGGGGACCTACGAGACGATGGAGTTGCTCCGCCAGCCCCACCTCTTCTTCCGGGACCACCCGCTCGCGGTGCTGGCCGTGACGGTGCCCGCGACCGTCGTCCTGCTGGGGTTCTCGGTGGCCGCGAACTTCGCGCCCCTCTCGCTCGACGGGATGATCGCCAACCCCGTGCGCGGGACGTTCTTCTGGTTCTACGTCCCGCTGTACGTCAACTTCCTGCCGCTGATGATCTTCCGGGAGTGGAACGTCCGCTCGCGCAACGGCATCACGAACAAGCTGTCGGACAACCTCCGGAAGCTCTCCTCGGCCAACGACACCGGGATGACGCTGCTCGAGTCCATCAAGGTCGTCTCGGAGACCTCCTCGGGCAAACTGGCGGACGAGTTCGAGACGATGTACGCGAAGGTGAACTACGGTACCTCGCTGCGGACGGCGCTCAGGGAGTTCAACAACAAGTACCACATCCCACGGCTCGCCCGCACGGTCAAACTCATCTCCAAAGCGCAGGAGGCCTCCTCGCAGATCACGTCGGTCCTCACGACCGCGGCGCAGGCCTCCGAGAACCAGGACGACATCCTCCGGGACCGCAAGTCGCGGACCCGGATGCAGGTGGTCATCATCATCATGACCTACATGACGCTGCTGGGCGTGATGGCCATCCTCAAGATCAAGTTCCTCGACGTGATGGCCGGACTGGCCTCGCAGGCCTCCGGCAGCGGCGGCGGTGGCGGCGCGGGCGGCGGGCAGTTCGGTGGCAACGTCGACACCGACCTGCTCACCCTGCTGTTCTTCCACGCCGTCACGTTGCAGGCGGTCATCTCGGGGTTCATCGCGGGCTACATCCGCGACGTCTCCATCATGGCCGGCGTGAAGTTCGCCGTCGTGTTGCCGACGTTCGCGCTCGTGGTGTTCCTGTTCATCTGA